The genome window atgatacgttatgtatgaacaataaataactaatggtgaacaaaccattaacaaataggtaaaaaatgcttaataaatgatgaattgtgtgtagttattataaagtgttaccgaaagggtaaatttgtcgcgccacaaatcctagtgaacgcgctcgcctgtgcacggcgaaagtgtacgcgtctatacgttcactttgtatgggatcttgtcgtcccgttgcgtttggtgtgaacgcactggagaagtttcaagacagacagccaaaattaacatttttattcagaaaatagccggtccttttgcttcctataaaaagcatgtttgtgacactggatatcgatatggatacgtcagcatgtggagggccacataaggtaagaaattggtttacgtaaactttgctgctggttctgtttgctcgtaaatcgtgatgacctggccaaaggttacccacggtcctaagcgattgtgatctgattctggttgatgctccagttagtatgcattgtatatatagattgcaatgccaatgtggttattgttggttttgtctgattgagatatgtgacgacttagagcctggtaggcctatcctgacataaatatgttgtcgcataacctgtgtgattatcctaaactgaaggggattttatttgcggacaattttcttatgatgttgtaacgagtgaagtctacattggtctttCGCAagttttaatgcagcataacatatgctaccagcagcccttgctcgtctgcaaaaggctgatgctcagtacctagtttcatttcgtaccccctttacagtctggcattgtttgtctggtaaactttgttgatgtcaagataagtgttaaattgccaacactgttctttgtcctgtgtgtattagtattaggcctacatatcccgagccaataccctggtgtttccaacgccgttttgcaaaacaagccaaaacacaaactgtggttttcaacttttattgttcgaataggatcttcatagggccggcccgaatgccatttttcaggcttcgaataggcctactcgttggtttttccgagcgaatattcaaatactcgttccagaaaaaaacaccatcaaaaacaacattagtaatccttatatactccctggaaccgatgttgacagtatctgcatattttgttgaagatttaatagcttttgaacgttaactagtaggcctaagtaggttgaagttccttcgtttttccccgtgaaagcgaacagctgttgctccgttccaaatcagctgtcctctgccatctcagccttTACGGGaccttttcaattcatcctggaacgtgcatcttttcagggaatttgtacaataaatccataacaaataccgaatattgattgtcttatgtgtccatattatatccattataatgaccgggtattcccaagatgctcacgctctgcagcaagccagtcacagttgattggcgcggcgctgtacagcgaacgtaaacaaacaactaagctaaggttttaagtattacttttcctccagagatcccgctaatgttgtgttataaagtaaagggaaacaagatatctattcttcctccacctctctcgcttctctgcttggtgtcgctgacgcttatagtttgcctccctcgctctggtaaagtcacgtaggcctacgtggaaaaaaatatataacgaAGCTccaaatactgatttaagcgtcaaatactaattttccgaaccagtattcgaatattctaataatttcaacacctgacaatacactgtagagcatattgtaatgcagcgttgaatggatgaatagcttacaaaagggtacccagcacttttcagaccacactcaagcttatggttattgtccccaccacttctaaaaacaaactgacgcccttgtaagtgaccgtggtataagcgggataatgcccttcgaggtgtccattatcaggaattaatggacttcgcgGAGGCAACCGTCCTCCGCTTTGCGTAAGTAAggtctgtaaggtgaccttgggtgtcttgaaaggcgcctctaaattaaatgtattattattattattattacctcgtcgggcattatcccttacttattctcctcagtgtgtagggtggtattctatttttttcaacggggttgcatccagtcacttgaccgtcatggttgctatggtggctgctatcgaccagcccctctaatccttacatggctctaaaaaccacgcggcaaaggagctgctgtccattgtgttgtttttgtcgtaaactagggtccgatggttaaaaaatagacggatattccaaggtatccttaaaaggcagcttggatgtttttattttctgcagtttagacttcttctataacctacttttgaaagcaaaacaccaagctcaatgatttaacgaggcagggttatttgaaacaatttattaaatatatatttgtgagaggtcattccttctcctgagtttgcttcctatttatgtctagtgtacaaccctactgtccacaagcatcaccccccccctccccatatggatttggagaattgttgccacgtcccagtggtggaggtatcatatatatgaaagagggcattcaattatactacaatgatcaattaggaggccgaagccctaaaggaagtgatgcaataggtgactgcaggtcgacaacatttaagtaagctgtactttgaggtctcttatatatcaaagggggtctcaaaggacacatacgcttcaacctgtggctccagccctacactGTAAACCCGAACAGTACTACTAACTCAAAAGTATTgtgaaacaacaaacaaaatccgCTATCAGGTCAACCCAACTTTAAGTTACTAAGTGTTCCGAACGAGGAATGCATTTATAATTTCGTGCTACTTAAATTGTCTGAGCGATCATCACGACCTTACTCAAAACCTTTGAATGCACGGAGGCGTGCAACGtaatgacgtcattgcgccattaCGTTGGCGGCACCGACCGAACGAGGCAAAAATCAAACCAACATGGCGGTCGTGAAGCGAGAGGAGTGCATCGGCTGCTGAAGTTAAGAAAACTTGTAAGTATAAGGGTAAAGTCTTCCAAAACTCACTTGCATGTTGTTTAATTGCATAAATGCCACAACGAAatagtttttgttgtttttgtttgtctgcGCTTTATTTTACACATTCAGCGTAACACGCGGTCAGTTACCGCTCTTTGGCGAGGACGTGTTGCGAACTGAGTGCAATAATGACGATAAATATTTTCAGTCGACgctatttttattctttataaTTGTGTTTCTGCTGGTTAAGTTAACATTTGGTTGAAAATAAGCCGGTATGGTCCGGTAAAGCCGCCTCCCCCTCGAAGTAAgaagacggtgtgtgtgtgtgtgtgtcgcccgtttcggcttcgtgtggacggggcctcagtgaGCAGTTTTTGCACTTGTTTACAAATTAAGCGTAACACGCACAGTTAACATTACCTTACCACCGGTCTTTGGTGAGGATGTGTTGCATGAACTGACTGGAAAGGGTTCACAATCTGtgttttaaaatgtataaatgactttatttatttctagCTAAAATATTCTAATTAGAAATTTGGACTGCATTGTTTGAGTGGTTTCAGAGTGCTATTTTTTATGTCATCCCACAGGATCAAACGCCTGAGACCAGAGAAGAGCACTGAGCAGTGAATGGCACAGAACCTCTGGTAAACATCTATCTTGAAAGACACTGAAGATGAGTAATGGAGTGGAAGTGCAAATTGTGTATTGTGTCTGCAGACACCCGGGCACAGTTATTCCGGCACTATCGCTTGAAACACAGCCATTACTCTAGAGTTAGCCCTCTACCATGTCTCCATGACTCTTGTATTTGTACATTTCTGTCCTTTAATGCCTTGAAAATTCATTTGTCACGGTTTCACAGAGATGTGTGTAGACCCAGTGCAAGTCACACAGCACAAGCAGAAAGGGCAGCTTTTACCTGTTCTGTGTGTAACTTGAAACAGCCCTTCTCACAAGAAACATTGTTCACTCATTTAAGGGGCCATTTAAAAAAACGGGAGACAATAACATGCCCATTTAAAAACTAACTACAGCACTAATGTGTATTCTTCTTTTAATACACACAAAAGTAGGATACATGCAAATAGTTCAGACTTTAGTGATGAGATAGTTTCAACAGAAAATGCTACTGTAAATGCTGCTGACCTTGATTATGAAGATAATTTCCTATCCCAGCATGCAGACTCATTTGATAATCCTGAGGATGACAGTGTATGTGACTCCAGTCAGTTGAGAGCCCAGTTGCGCCATAATCTCTCCTCATTATTCCTTAAGATGCAAACTGTTCTCCACGTTTCTGACATGGCAACTCAGGAAATAGTTGATCATCTCAGTCAGATATTTTCCTTGTCTCAGCCTCTCATCATGGATACTGTAAAGGAGACACTACAGAGGCATGATATCTCTATTACTGAAGCTACCCTGAATGATTTAGTAAATGAGGTTATGAACACAAATATTTTTGTCAGTGCCACAACTAAAGGGGAGGAGATGTCAACCAAAAAACgaagaaaaacatttgttgAAAATTTTTTCCCTGTTGTGAAGCCAGTGCAGTATGAGTTGGAGCCTGGATGCAGAGTAGCCTATGTCCCTATTCTCCAGGTGATCCAGGAAAtgtttaaacacacagacatcctgGAAAGAAtaaaggaaacaaaggtgtcACAAAAAGGCCATTACACGAGCCACCAAGATGGTTTGTATTTTCAAAAGAATAATTTGTTGTCTTCCTTAGAACTCTCACTGCCAATTGTATTGTACATTGATGATATTGAAATTGCTAATCCTTTAGGCACTTCAAGAAAAATTCACAAACTGTGCTCAGTTTACTGGGTGCTTGCAGATCTTCCACTTAAATACAGATCAGCGCTGCATGTTATTCAGCTAGCAGCCATTTGTAAGGTCCCTGATGTCCAGAAGTATGGATACAAAACAGTTCTCCGTCCTTTGTTACAAGACCTTTGCACTCTTGAACAAGACGGTGTGTTCATCGAGTCTCTTGGCCAGTCAGTTCAAGGTACTGTTCTTTGTGTTGTGTCCGACAACCTGGCAGCACACGCATTAGCAGGCTTCATGCAATCCTTCCGTGCAGGACACATTTGTCGTTTTTGCAATGCCACACGAGACCAGATTCTGTCTCATGAAGTTGGAGACGGTGAATTTTGTCTGAGGACCAAAGCTAGTCATGACCGTAATTTGCTGACTGTTATGCAAGGGGATCAGAGTCACAGTGTAGTTGGTGTCAAAGGGGATTGTGTCTTGAATGAGAGTTTACAGCATTTTCAAACAACCACTGGCTTCCCACCAGATATTTTACGTGACCTTTTTGAGGGCATTGTGCCGGTAGAATTGGCCCTCTGCATTCAGGAGATGATAAGGCTTAAATACTTAACTCTCGAGGGACTAAACAGAAAAATCATGTCATTCCAATACGAAAACTCGGATAAAGTTAACAGATCACGGCCAATTTCAAAGACCTTTGCCAGAAAGCGGTCAATTGGTGGTAATGGTCATGAGAACAGCACATTGTTGCGACTACTGCCATTGATGATAGGCCATACAGTTCCTGATGGAGATGGGGCTTGGACTATATTGATGGATTTAAAAGATATTGTCGAACTAGTCCTGTCCCCAACATTTGATGATGCATCTATTAACTATTTGAAGACCAAGATTCGGGATCACAGACGACTGCTTCAGGAGGTTTTCCCTGAGTTCAGACTGCTTCCTAAGCATCactatttagaaaaaaaaaataaaaaaaataataaatagtgaTGCTTAGGATCTCATACGTCGTTTTGGACCCCTTGTCCATTTGTGGACTATGAGATTTGAAGGAAAGCATAGGTTTTTCAAGCGTGTAATACACGATACACAAAACTTTAAGAATGTGGTGAAAACCCTAGCAACACGGCATCAGCACATGGTAGCATACTACCTCAGTGCACCCTCATTCTTTAAACCACACCAGCAGGCATCAAATGTCTCTTCAGTCTTGGTCTCAGTCCTTCCAGATGTTGCTCAACAGTACATTAGACAAAAAACAGACAGCAGTGTCATATACAGCACATCAAACATCACTTTGGATGGCACCATGTATGATGTTGGGAGGTTTGTATCTGTGGGACAAGAGGGAGGACTGCCTCAGTTTAGCAGGATTGAGCAGATCCTACTTGTTAACAGTGATGTAATGTTTCTATGCAGGGAACACAAGTCATGTTACATTGAACACTTGAGATCGTACAAACTGTACCCTGGAAATTTAACAGTCAACAACATATTAGAGCTTAATGACCCGCTGAGAGCTTACCGCTCTCAGCGTACCATGTTGAAGGACAACTTCTGTTGACACCCAAGCGCTTCATACAGCTGAACAAAAAGTAATTCATACCAAAACAGTGAGTTGATTTTGAGATGAAAGGAAATGTCTAAATTCTTTCATTTTAAGTTTTTGACTGTGTAAATGAATGTGTAAAGATGATTTTTTAGACTAAGTTTTGTTGTTTCATTCCCTACAAAATTTGATAACTGTTCTCTCTCTTGATTTTCAGCTGATGGCCATGCCCCCAAAGTACCTTCTTCGTGTCTACATAGCTACTGATGTGGCTGTGAAAGTGACTTTGAATGAGAGGCCAACATCAGTTGATGAGCTCATCGGCATCTTGAAAGACAAAGCTAAGCCAAGGCTGGACTTTGAATTCACGTTACAGTATGAGGATCCGGACTTCGGAGGAGAGCTCTGCTGTTTGGTTGATGTAGAAGACCTGCCAGAGAAGGGCACGCTTAGAGTTGTTAGATCAGAAAGTGACCTAAGTTCATGTGGTAGTTCAGACACAGATATCCTGCCTCACGTGCCTGTAAGCCAACGGCAAAAAACATGGCCTGATGTTTTCCCTGTCCCAACTTTTTGGTATGAAGTTGAACATGTCTTGCAAGAGGGGAACAGTGTTTTTGAGAGCTCTGGAAAGACTCGAAAATTAAGCAgagcacaaaaacacaacattatAGAGAACATGGCCTCCTTAATGTACTCTTTTAAACCGTACCCAAGCGACAGGGATGTAGGCATGGCAGCTGACGCCCTGATTAACGCTCACCCATGTCTGAAAGAGCTGGGGTCTGCGAGTGGGTGGTACGGATGGAAAATTAGCCTGAAATTTAAAATGGGAAATTACCGTACTGGGCTGGCAAGAGCTGGATGCAAGGAGGTGTCCGTAAATACAGGGAAAAGAAGCAGGAATAATCCAGAGAAAGCACATCCCCACTCGAACATTAAAAAAGCCAGAAGGGCTGAAGTAAACTTTCTCCCAAACTTCCCAAGAGGACAAAACGAGGACAGTTTGGAGGAAATGAGAATAGAGATGAAAGCTGAAGTTGATAGAGCCGACAGAAACCTACAATCAATAGAGGAACTCATGCAGACAACCTTTGCACTTCGTCGTCAGGAAATAGTTCAGGGAGACCCATTGGTGAAGGACTTTCTGGAGAGATGGCCTGCCCTTCAGGTCCAATCAcaggtaaaaataataataacaaaaacaataatacACAGACTCAAAGTGTTTTCTGCTCATCTTCAACTATTTTTATTGTACTGGCTATTCATTTTAAAAAGATAGTGCACCCATCAAATGTGACTATGATGTGTTTCCCTTTGGTATTTTACTGTCTTTCACATACTTTGTGTGTCCATGTTATTTTGTAGGTCTGTGCTGAGTTCCACAGGATCACCAATGTAAATTTACGGAACCAGTTTTATTGTGAACTAGATCGGCACATTCCACAGCTCATAGAACTTTACAGACAGAAGGCAGCTCGTACTGGAAGGGTGGCAGGAGCACTGCGAGACATCCTACAGTATTATGAAACTGAGGTGAGTTGAAAAAAAGCTAAAATGGACTTTGTCTAAATTTTATCCACATGGGACAGCTGGCTCCCAGGATTGTCAGCATTTACTACCACTTCATTActatatactactactatacaaGGGGCAGTCCTTCACTTTTAACTTTAAATCAATTAGTTATCCTGTAACATGTACATATTTAGTACAGTAAGTCATACTTTGTCGGCAGCAAAGGGcccctgttttttttctcatgtGTCTTTGTTTATCCACCCAGGATGTGCAGGATATCAACATGAAACGCACTGTGGCCCTTCGTGCTCTCTCAGTATACCTGCGGGAAGAGGACACACAGTTTTTCAAGACTTGGAACGTAAgtcttaatatatttatataaaagaTCTCATCACTAATCACCTTTTACCATTGGAGCTCTTTTGAAGTGCCTTGGTGTTGTAAGTAGGGCCCTAAGGCTTCTTTTTCTCACCATCACAtactccactcactcactcactcactcactcactcactcactcactcactcactcactcactcactcactcactcactcactcactgactgactgactgactgactgactgactgactgactgactggttaAGATGGCACCCCCAGCAGAGGTCCAAGGGATTTCTCAAAATATCTGAGGGAAAATTTTCTAGTTGAGCCACTTAACcttaattgggggggggggggggagaggagtagTGGAAGGGGTTAACTTATCTTTGTTGTTATTGTGTAATACTTAGTTGTATACTTAATTTTTGAATGGGCAGCTATATAAGTATTCAGAAATAGTTACCAGTGTACTTTTGCATTTTCCAGACTGAGGAATCAGAGGAGCCAGACATCGAGGACACACCCATTGGTATTGTCACGATGATCAGAGAAAGAAGTGCATCTCCCGTTCACTTCAGTCCCGTATCCACAGCCATTG of Gadus macrocephalus chromosome 11, ASM3116895v1 contains these proteins:
- the LOC132468243 gene encoding uncharacterized protein LOC132468243 isoform X2, with amino-acid sequence MAMPPKYLLRVYIATDVAVKVTLNERPTSVDELIGILKDKAKPRLDFEFTLQYEDPDFGGELCCLVDVEDLPEKGTLRVVRSESDLSSCGSSDTDILPHVPVSQRQKTWPDVFPVPTFWYEVEHVLQEGNSVFESSGKTRKLSRAQKHNIIENMASLMYSFKPYPSDRDVGMAADALINAHPCLKELGSASGWYGWKISLKFKMGNYRTGLARAGCKEVSVNTGKRSRNNPEKAHPHSNIKKARRAEVNFLPNFPRGQNEDSLEEMRIEMKAEVDRADRNLQSIEELMQTTFALRRQEIVQGDPLVKDFLERWPALQVQSQVCAEFHRITNVNLRNQFYCELDRHIPQLIELYRQKAARTGRVAGALRDILQYYETEDVQDINMKRTVALRALSVYLREEDTQFFKTWNESEEPDIEDTPIGIVTMIRERSASPVHFSPVSTAIVVEDEFI
- the LOC132468243 gene encoding uncharacterized protein LOC132468243 isoform X4, with the protein product MAMPPKYLLRVYIATDVAVKVTLNERPTSVDELIGILKDKAKPRLDFEFTLQYEDPDFGGELCCLVDVEDLPEKGTLRVVRSESDLSSCGSSDTDILPHVPVSQRQKTWPDVFPVPTFWYEVEHVLQEGNSVFESSGKTRKLSRAQKHNIIENMASLMYSFKPYPSDRDVGMAADALINAHPCLKELGSASGWYGWKISLKFKMGNYRTGLARAGCKEVSVNTGKRSRNNPEKAHPHSNIKKARRAEVNFLPNFPRGQNEDSLEEMRIEMKAEVDRADRNLQSIEELMQTTFALRRQEIVQGDPLVKDFLERWPALQVQSQVCAEFHRITNVNLRNQFYCELDRHIPQLIELYRQKAARTGRVAGALRDILQYYETEDVQDINMKRTVALRALSVYLREEDTQFFKTWNTSRTHPLVLSR
- the LOC132468243 gene encoding uncharacterized protein LOC132468243 isoform X1 encodes the protein MAMPPKYLLRVYIATDVAVKVTLNERPTSVDELIGILKDKAKPRLDFEFTLQYEDPDFGGELCCLVDVEDLPEKGTLRVVRSESDLSSCGSSDTDILPHVPVSQRQKTWPDVFPVPTFWYEVEHVLQEGNSVFESSGKTRKLSRAQKHNIIENMASLMYSFKPYPSDRDVGMAADALINAHPCLKELGSASGWYGWKISLKFKMGNYRTGLARAGCKEVSVNTGKRSRNNPEKAHPHSNIKKARRAEVNFLPNFPRGQNEDSLEEMRIEMKAEVDRADRNLQSIEELMQTTFALRRQEIVQGDPLVKDFLERWPALQVQSQVCAEFHRITNVNLRNQFYCELDRHIPQLIELYRQKAARTGRVAGALRDILQYYETEDVQDINMKRTVALRALSVYLREEDTQFFKTWNTEESEEPDIEDTPIGIVTMIRERSASPVHFSPVSTAIVVEDEFI
- the LOC132468243 gene encoding uncharacterized protein LOC132468243 isoform X3, yielding MAMPPKYLLRVYIATDVAVKVTLNERPTSVDELIGILKDKAKPRLDFEFTLQYEDPDFGGELCCLVDVEDLPEKGTLRVVRSESDLSSCGSSDTDILPHVPVSQRQKTWPDVFPVPTFWYEVEHVLQEGNSVFESSGKTRKLSRAQKHNIIENMASLMYSFKPYPSDRDVGMAADALINAHPCLKELGSASGWYGWKISLKFKMGNYRTGLARAGCKEVSVNTGKRSRNNPEKAHPHSNIKKARRAEVNFLPNFPRGQNEDSLEEMRIEMKAEVDRADRNLQSIEELMQTTFALRRQEIVQGDPLVKDFLERWPALQVQSQVCAEFHRITNVNLRNQFYCELDRHIPQLIELYRQKAARTGRVAGALRDILQYYETEDVQDINMKRTVALRALSVYLREEDTQFFKTWNEPDIEDTPIGIVTMIRERSASPVHFSPVSTAIVVEDEFI